A window of the Helianthus annuus cultivar XRQ/B chromosome 4, HanXRQr2.0-SUNRISE, whole genome shotgun sequence genome harbors these coding sequences:
- the LOC110876043 gene encoding uncharacterized protein LOC110876043 — MRQNPSVKPAGNSILENQHEQPKGCGICKQMDHKSHECKDLKNATYYGCSEKGHIKSHCPKWATDRKNKATEAKKGNARAFQLTARQAFKDANVISGTFLVNDIFARVLFDSRADKSVVDYKFSKLLNLPLRTLDITYEAEMAGGSIEITSIILDGCAISIKNQSIPVNLLPMNLVGFNIVLGIDLFAHNQACIACDKKHHRQYTYLLAQKR, encoded by the coding sequence ATGAGGCAAAACCCGAGTGTAAAACCTGCGGGAAACAGCATTTTGGAAAATCAACATGAGCAACCCAAAGGTTGTGGCATCTGTAAGCAGATGGATCACAAATCCCATGAATGCAAAGATCTGAAGAATGCCACCTATTATGGATGTAGCGAGAAAGGGCATATAAAGAGCCACTGCccaaagtgggcaactgacaggAAGAACAAGGCCACTGAAGCCAAGAAAGGCAATGCTAGAGCCTTTCAGCTGACTGCAAGACAAGCATTTAAAGATGCAAATGTCATTTCGGGTAcgtttctcgtaaatgatatatttgctagagtcttatttgattccagAGCTGATAAGAGCGTCGTTGACTATAAATTTAGCAAACTCTTAAACCTGCCCTTAAGAACCTTAGACATTACTTATGAGGCCGAAATGGCTGGTGGTAGCATAGAAATAACTTCCATAATTCTTGATGGATGCGCTATATCCATCAAGAACCAATCTATCCCTGTTAACCTTCTACCTATGAATCTCGTGGGATTCAATATAGTTTTAGGCATAGATTTGTTCGCGCATAACCAAGCCTGCATTGCCTGCGATAAGAAACATCATCGACAATATACTTATCTACTCGCGCAGAAAAGATGA